A region of the Roseiflexus sp. RS-1 genome:
CCATAGGGCAGAGCCAGGAAGAACGTCGAAAGAACGAAGCCGAACATGTTTTCGGCGGGAAAAATCATCTGCGGAGCGACATGCCAGAGGGCAAACCCGACCGCAGGGTACAGAATTGCCAGCCAGGGATTGTGCGGAAAACAACGCACGTACAATCCGCGCCAGAGAATCTCTTCACAGCAGCCGTTCAGGGTTGCCAGCGGTACGGCGATCAGAATCAGGATCGGCGGGGCGCGGACGAACTCCCCGGTGTACATGAAAACGGCAACCAGTGTGACCGTTAGCCAGAGCAGTGCCGCAGGCCAGTTCGCCCGGCTGAACAGGGGAGCGCGGTCATGCAATATCGTGGCAAATTCCGCTTTGCCCAACAGAATGCGGGGTATCATCAGGCACCAAAGCAGCCAGTAGAAGCCGAAGCCAAGCAGATAACCCGCCTGATCGCCGAGCCAGTGGGCAAATAAAGTGAAAATTCCGACCATGACTGGCAGGATCAGGAAGGGTAATCCGAACAGCAAGGAGGCACTGGAAATCTGACGTCTCATATTCAAGGTTTTATTTTTGCAATGCGTGGAAGATTTCCATGGCACGGTTGACGCGGCGGGTCATGCTTTGGATATCGGCGGTCTTGAAATTGGGATCTATCTCGGCGAACGTAAACATATCCCCGGCGGCATGGATCGTATACATTTCAGTCTGACCGAAAAAACGCGCCAGCGAATCATCCATAAACACGCGCAACCCTTCCGGGTCTTGCGAGGTAACGACATATCGCTCACCCAACGCCGGGTATTGGGGAAATGCCACCGGTTCGCCGATTTTCGACATGCCCCATTCCACAACCTGATTGGCCAATCCGCTCAGGGCGTATTTTGGGTTAGATTTCGGAAAGAGCGCAAACGGCGGTAATTTCAGCGATGGGGAAATGATTGCCACTGCCTGTCGCTCGACCCAACTGTCATCATTTCCGGATCTATCCACCAGATCGAACAGGAACATTGTTCCATCCGGGATGAGACGCCGGGAAACATGTCGCAACTGATAATTGTTTTTCGACCCTGGTCGCTGGTACAGGCTGGATATTTTCCCGGCAAGAGATCTATCTGCCTCGAATGAGGAGAAACCCAGGCTTTGGGTAAGCAGTTGTTTAGTTTCCTTCTCCTTACGGCTCGATTGAGTAAATGTGTAAAGAAACCAGCCAAATACGACTATGAAACCGATCAGGAAGAGGATAGCAGTAAGATCCATTGTAGAAACTCCTTCGTTTTGGGGTGAACATCAGTGCTCGATGGTTGCGCGGGGCGAGCGGCTTGCCGTGGTTTCCCAAGCGTGTTCGTGGTGTATGCTCAGGAGATCGCACGATCCGATAACTCGACAGGTTCGTCGGCGGCCTTAGCGGATGTGGTGACCATGGAGACGCCTCCCTGGATAACGATCTGGCGAACGCAGCCTGAGTGTAACGTGTCCTCCTTAAGAGCAGTTTAAGGATGGCCGACTTCTGCTGATGGCCCTCTGGCTGGTCAGTTTCGATATTTGGAGGAAAAACCGGCTCGGATACCATTACAGTCTCTGTTTGCGATGCCACGCGCCGAGAAGTCTCGGCGCGTCGCCAGGGTCAACCGTCCCCAACCAACGGTGAGAGACAGGCCAGGTGCGAAACACGCGCATCAGGCGGGTTCCTCAACTGAAGGAAAAGTCTGTGAAGAGATAGCGGCGGTAATCTGCCACAACATAGCGCCTGCCTTTGCGGGCGATGGTGAAGCCTTCTTGTTCCAGCAGCGCCCTGTGCGCCTCCGCGCCGCCGGGGAATTTCTCGTTCAAGAAGCCGTCAGCCTTCAGGGTGCGCCAGTACGGGATGTCCAGCTCCGGCGGCGCGCCGCCCGCCTCGACGGCGGCGTTAGCAGCCGTCATGATAACGATGCCGGTGGTCAGCGTGCAGCAGCCCCTGACCTGGTAGTGCCGGGCAAGGGCCTGACAGATTTCGATGATCGTGGTGAGATGGCCGTAAGGCATCTGCCGCATCAACGCCACCACCTCGCCAGAGTTCACCAGCACAACCGGGTCGCCGGCCTCCACGCCTATGCTGTGCAGGGCGTTGTAGCAGGGAAATCGTTCTTCCAGGGGCAGAATCTTCGGCAGACCTTCCTTGTCCGCCATCTTCTCCTGCCAGGTTTTACGTCTTGATGCCATGTGAGTGGTCATTCACGGCGTTCAGCCAGGACATATGCACACCTCCAGATCAAAGACCAGCACAATCAGCGCAAAAGTCCAGACGATGGGGCTCCAGGGTCGGCCCACGGCAATCCCGCCAAGGACAAAGGTGATGCCCACTGAGATGGCCACGATGAGGTTGCCCCACAGCCCCGCCGCCTTGAGCCGCCAGTTGTACAGGAAGCCAAGCAGCCAGATGATCAGGCTGAGCCCGAGGGCCAGCGGACTGAAGGTCGCGGCGGCGACAAGCCCGAGCAGCGCCGTGACCAGACCGAGCGTCATCACCTCGGCCGGGGTGAGGACACCGGCGGGCAAGGGACGGTGTGGCGCGTTAATCCGATCTACTTCCAGGTCAAAGTAGTCATTGGTGATCAGCGCCGAGCCGGACAGCAAGAAGCCGCAGGCAAAGCCAGTCCCAAGGACGGGCAACGGGGGAACAGCGCCCAGTGCCAGCACCTCCCCAAGCAGGACGCACACGCCTGCCGCGATAGGCAACTCGGGACGGAAGATCTGGATCACGCCCCGGGCTTTCCTGGCGATGCTGACTGGCGGTTGCATAGAAAGGTAAAAGGTAAAAGGGTTTATGACGGTCGCTGCCTGACTGAAACGATGATCGTGTCAGGCACGCGCATGATCTCCGGCAGTTACAACAGATTCGTCACCAGAGACAAATAGCAGGGTCGCCATCTTCACTGGCAGGGTATCGATGATGAAGCGCGAGATGTTCAGTTGCGTGCGGTTCATGGCGAACTCTGAGTCATATGCGCGCATCCATCAACTGCTTCAACAATTGCGAAGGTGTTGGTGGAGGGTCTGAGCGTGGTGAACGATCACGAAATATGTGCTCAAACAGGGGTATGCTCCGCAGTACCAAGTATATGCCGCAAAGATGCCTGCGGGAGAGAAGAGATCGTTACGCTGGGGGAAGATTATTGTGCTCTCTACCCTTAACAATGTTCTAACGAACAAGTCTTTACGTACCACTCATGATCGGTTACAATATACTCCACAAGGGGATGACTGGTCTCGACAGGGAAGGATGTCTCAGGTTGCAAGCCGAGCCGCCCAGTCTCGTTAAAGGGGCAACGGCATAACTGCCAACACCAACAAAGTCGTCGCCTTCAAGCCGGCGATGGCTCTGGCTGCCTAAACAAACAGCAGCCCGCTCCCTTGCTCTCACCCCGATGGAGTAAGTTCGAGCGTCAGCAAGTCGGGGCGCTCCCGGCGAATGCCTGCGGCGTCGGGCTAAGATCAGCAGGATGGCTCAAAGGTCGCTCTGTTCATCGTGCGACCGCGAGCGACAGCAAACGATGAACTAAGCTTGTAGACGCCTGAGTCTAACTTTTCTGGACGGGGGTTCGACTCCCCCCATCTCCACCAACCGCAACGCCCGGAGGTTCCTCCGGGCGTTTTGTATTTCGTTGAAAGCAAGCGGTGAGGAGGGCTGGAGCGGTGCGTCATCGTTGCGACCAATACCTTGTAGTACATTGACAAGTGGTTTACAGCATTGCTTTGATGCATCGGCGCGCCATTAGTTTGCAACTGACCGGTGTCGACTCTGATCAGTCAATCGGGCAGGCAAGATCTTACACCCCTGTCACCCCAGACAAGTTGAGTAATTAGCCAGAAGAGAATAACGTGAAACTCTTTACATCAAGCGTGTGTTGAAGTATACTTTTTCTTGACAGTAGACCGCGTGCCAGAGTCGAAGGGTGCATACTACTTCGCGGTCTGGAAGTACCCCCCCTTGCTAATTCTAACCCGTCTATGCGGTTACTGCTGGACGGTTGGCAGTGGAGTGAGAGGTGGTGTGCGTTGGAGAGAACTATCCGCCTTCCAGAGCATATCCTGGAAGCGGCGAACTAATAGCCGATGAATACTGTACAGTGCAGGAAGATGCGAACAATGATTTGTCTTACGTGGCGCAAGCAGTAAAAGAGGTGATCTGTTTACTTTCTTCAGATTGAAAGTCAGACATTGCCAAAGCATAAGTACGATGCTCTCGCAGATAATCCAACGTCAGATTCCAATAGGTAGCACTGTTATCTTTTCCCTGAAGGATGGGCAAGATGTAAGCGGAATCCTGGTAGAAATCGGACGCGACCACGTCACCCTGGAAAATGCCGGATATTCGGTGACCATCCTGCTAGAAATGATCGGTACCTGGCGCGTTTCCAGGAGCCTAGAGCCACTGGAGCACACACCGATGCCAGAGCCGTCATCCGCTTCTCCACCTCCATTATCACCTCCAGACCTTGCCGATCAGGAAACCATCAAGAGACTCCTGGAAATTGAAGCACGCTTTCAGGTCAGGCAACAGGTTTCTTTCATTCAGATAAAGGTGCCAGATTTTGTTTTTCCGGCGAATGAGATGCAGGGTAAGCAAAGCGCTAATGCACTGACAATCTGGAATCGCGTTAAGAACAAGTACGAATACGCAGAAAAAATAAATGAACTGAGCGCTAAATTTGGTAGAATACAGTCTTTAGTAGGAGAGCTTGCTTCTCTATCAGAGCAATTTCCGCGTTCTTCTTCCGTGAAGCGGCACCTTGCGTATTTTTATCACCTTGCGGGCGATAACCAAAAGTCTCTGGCTTTGTATCAGGAATCAGCTTCCATTTCAAATAATGCCCTGGATTGGTATAACCTGGCAGCGAAGGCATTAGCAAAGGGCGATGAAGCGCTGGCTTGTTACTGTTTTGGGAATTTCTTCAAAGTGAATCCCATCACAGATGAATTGGACACCTGGTATATCTACGCTGGCCTGATCAGGAAATTCTCCGACTATCAAACAATTAAAGAGATAGCCAGAAAAAGAGTAAAGATTGCATCGAAGGACGAGATTGTTTTGCTATTGGAGACAGGGATCTACCTCTTAACTGCCACTGGACGCGGACAGATCGCCACGAATACTGTCCAACGCTGGATAAAAGACCATGCTCTCGAAGATTTAGTGATCGAGGTTTTTGACCATTTTCAAGAGCAAAAGGATGCAGCATACCATGAAAGAGTATCAGGTTTTTTAGAGGAAAAATCACCTGAATCTGTCCAAATGAGTCTCGATAATCCACAAGGTTTTATTTTCTCATACAGGAGGGACCGTAACTTTGGTTTTCTCGAAGGTAAAGATGGAAGAAATTACTTTTTCCATATCACTGCTGTATCTGATGACGACTTGCTTGCACAACTTCGTGATTTCACATCTGGCAAAAGGATACCGGTGATCTTCGAATCAAGTGAGGGACAGAAGGGTCCTATCGCGGTAAGGGTTGCGCTGTACCGTACTCTTGAAGAGATGTTTGCAAAGGCTGTTGAGTATGCCAATGATGGTGACTATTCGAAAGCGATTGCTTTTGTAAAGAAGGTACTGGATGCCAGACCCAATTTTCCATCTGCACAGGATTCCTATGAAAAGTGGCGTGAGTATGCCAGAGTTAGTGGTATTCCCAAAGGCTCAAATCCCTATGCGCGAGCCAAGCGTGTTCAACTAGTTGAGAAAGATCTTGAGCGAGCAGCCCAGCTGCTTCGTGATGCCATCAGGCAAGGCGATAATGTCGAAAGTGCTGTCAAAGACCTGGCAGCATTGCTGGTTCAACTGGGGAGACCAGATGAAGCCATTCAAGTGCTGGAAAAAAACAGGAGTCGTATTTCCAACCAGCAGTCTGTGGATAATATGCTGATCAACTTTTATCAAAATGCTGGTCAACACGATAAAGCGATTTCACTACTTCACAAGCAGCTCCAGCAAGCCAACACAGAAACCAAAAAAGCACAGATTCTATGGCAGATTGCAATAGGATACCTCAGAAAAGAAGACTATGTTCGAGCCGAGCAGACTTTCCAGGAATTGCGACGAGCGCAGCCTGACAACAAGTCCATACAAAGAAATATCGCTCTCTGTCTTTTTAAACAAGAACGTTATGAAGAGGCACGGAAAATACTGGATGGTATTTTATTAACTACACCTGACCCCCAAGCGGCAGAGTTGCTGGAAGCAATTAGACAAGCACAGGTTGGTCAGGTGATTTCTATAAATGAAATAATTGTTGAGACAGCATTATCAGACATTCCTAGAGAAATTAGCGGATTTGCCAGGTTTTACCTGGATCGCTGTGATTATCAGGGGGTTCGAGCGGATCACATCCAGACAAAGAGTTTTGATCGCAGTGATATTTCGACTCTAGAACAGTTAGCTACACGTTCTCGAACTATTCGTCCGCGCGAACGCGCTAGTTATTACCTATCTGCAGCCAAAATAACTTCTTTGCTAGAAGATGAGGATCCGAATCAGTTTTATAAGTATCTTTGTCGTAGTTTCGCTTCGTCTGGCGACGCGATCGTTGTTGAAAACAGGCCATTAGATGCAGCGCGAGAGTATTACTGTGAAGCGCTAAGTGTATATGACGGAGATCGAAGCCGAAGCAGAGATGAACAGGATGCAGTCAATGCCTTGGTCAGATTTTTGTTTTCAACAATGGGACAATCACAAATCCCTATTAAACCAAGTATCCCCACTATTGATGAAACTCTGGAATTTGTTCTAACACGTCATCCTGATCGCAATAAAGCCTTCGATGCAATTGCCTATCTCGTTTTTCGTAGCCGGTACGCGGCTAATCGTTTGCTCAACCGAATCTACGACAAGTCGTCTCTACAAGCAATGGCATTAGAGTATTTGAAGTCGGCAGGTGTATCTATCGGTATAGTAAAGCGCTTTGATGACTTTTTCAGGCTGTGGAACGGTTTGGTCAGGAAAATACTAGACGAAAACCGCTCTCTATTGAACGAATTTCGTATACTGAATCGAGTTGAACTTACTACTGCCTCCCTCGAACATGGAGTGGAAAGAATAAAGAAAATTACTGGAAGGTTATTCTTCGAACTCGATCGGCAAAGAGTGATACAAATTCAAAAGGTATTGGAAACTGCTCTTGAGTTGTGTAATCAGAACGCTTTTGAAGAAAAGGAGCGACTTTGTATTCAAATTGAGAATCGTTGCCAGGACCTGCTCAACGAGATTGAGATAAGCCCCACAAAGATT
Encoded here:
- a CDS encoding CPBP family intramembrane glutamic endopeptidase — its product is MPWKSSTHCKNKTLNMRRQISSASLLFGLPFLILPVMVGIFTLFAHWLGDQAGYLLGFGFYWLLWCLMIPRILLGKAEFATILHDRAPLFSRANWPAALLWLTVTLVAVFMYTGEFVRAPPILILIAVPLATLNGCCEEILWRGLYVRCFPHNPWLAILYPAVGFALWHVAPQMIFPAENMFGFVLSTFFLALPYGYIAWRTGSARWTAISHSLSEILALSGSLAPTMLALFP
- a CDS encoding MGMT family protein encodes the protein MASRRKTWQEKMADKEGLPKILPLEERFPCYNALHSIGVEAGDPVVLVNSGEVVALMRQMPYGHLTTIIEICQALARHYQVRGCCTLTTGIVIMTAANAAVEAGGAPPELDIPYWRTLKADGFLNEKFPGGAEAHRALLEQEGFTIARKGRRYVVADYRRYLFTDFSFS
- a CDS encoding UbiA family prenyltransferase; its protein translation is MIQIFRPELPIAAGVCVLLGEVLALGAVPPLPVLGTGFACGFLLSGSALITNDYFDLEVDRINAPHRPLPAGVLTPAEVMTLGLVTALLGLVAAATFSPLALGLSLIIWLLGFLYNWRLKAAGLWGNLIVAISVGITFVLGGIAVGRPWSPIVWTFALIVLVFDLEVCICPG
- a CDS encoding tetratricopeptide repeat protein, whose protein sequence is MLSQIIQRQIPIGSTVIFSLKDGQDVSGILVEIGRDHVTLENAGYSVTILLEMIGTWRVSRSLEPLEHTPMPEPSSASPPPLSPPDLADQETIKRLLEIEARFQVRQQVSFIQIKVPDFVFPANEMQGKQSANALTIWNRVKNKYEYAEKINELSAKFGRIQSLVGELASLSEQFPRSSSVKRHLAYFYHLAGDNQKSLALYQESASISNNALDWYNLAAKALAKGDEALACYCFGNFFKVNPITDELDTWYIYAGLIRKFSDYQTIKEIARKRVKIASKDEIVLLLETGIYLLTATGRGQIATNTVQRWIKDHALEDLVIEVFDHFQEQKDAAYHERVSGFLEEKSPESVQMSLDNPQGFIFSYRRDRNFGFLEGKDGRNYFFHITAVSDDDLLAQLRDFTSGKRIPVIFESSEGQKGPIAVRVALYRTLEEMFAKAVEYANDGDYSKAIAFVKKVLDARPNFPSAQDSYEKWREYARVSGIPKGSNPYARAKRVQLVEKDLERAAQLLRDAIRQGDNVESAVKDLAALLVQLGRPDEAIQVLEKNRSRISNQQSVDNMLINFYQNAGQHDKAISLLHKQLQQANTETKKAQILWQIAIGYLRKEDYVRAEQTFQELRRAQPDNKSIQRNIALCLFKQERYEEARKILDGILLTTPDPQAAELLEAIRQAQVGQVISINEIIVETALSDIPREISGFARFYLDRCDYQGVRADHIQTKSFDRSDISTLEQLATRSRTIRPRERASYYLSAAKITSLLEDEDPNQFYKYLCRSFASSGDAIVVENRPLDAAREYYCEALSVYDGDRSRSRDEQDAVNALVRFLFSTMGQSQIPIKPSIPTIDETLEFVLTRHPDRNKAFDAIAYLVFRSRYAANRLLNRIYDKSSLQAMALEYLKSAGVSIGIVKRFDDFFRLWNGLVRKILDENRSLLNEFRILNRVELTTASLEHGVERIKKITGRLFFELDRQRVIQIQKVLETALELCNQNAFEEKERLCIQIENRCQDLLNEIEISPTKISVEDMYPLVKGIQSKINAYLTQLYETSTPQLTIRLPLETYMPGNNRLIEAQVGISNRVGCSPAEAVELVIQQYEETSAIRLEGSLRGGEQRILKVPVQLSEEALSAQAFSLPIYARYRTRSGETQQTPVNNFSIRLSAEFEEIENPYTPYAEGGIVGESAMFYGRDELIANVSNALDTSRAQSKCVVIYGQKRAGKSSILYHLQEKLKLKEDLLVVNIGNIGGILDEFSRIPFLYHILWTILSKLRDSLEDKLSEGRSSPDVSFPSGMEFYQHQSPLLLFRETFDRFHRSIEKLPDWRGTRVILLIDEFSYIYGYILKGMIPETFMKNWKAMLQDNFFNAVLVGQDVMPKFKQRFPNEFGTTQDERVTYLRREDAIRLIDEPIRIGGRHGESRYRERAIERILELTAGSPFYIQILCNRLVEYMNRKRASLVTEADVEQVKDELIRGVNALGKDKFDNLINSGDTSQDAISDEDALKVLTAIAENSRTGPCSRSSIACETSIPVDEILEDLVRRDVIERERGHYYSIRVGLFREWLLAHS